A genomic region of Phragmites australis chromosome 2, lpPhrAust1.1, whole genome shotgun sequence contains the following coding sequences:
- the LOC133910101 gene encoding CBL-interacting protein kinase 30-like, producing the protein MAMEKNQDSHVIMGRYRLGRLLGRGNFAKVYKAHKVATGEAVAIKVFDKEAVRRSGMVEQVKREVDVMRRVHHPHVVRLHEVMATRSRIYFAMEYASGGELFAHLSRSTRFPEPVVRRYFQQLVTAVEFCHGRGVYHRDLKPENLLLDARGDLKVSDFGLSALDASDGLLHTACGTPAYVAPEVLLKRGYDGAKADIWSCGVILFVLLAGYLPFNDTNLVCLYQKIMDSNYKCPPWFSVDARKLIARLLDPNPKTRITISKLMDKPWFQKGPCPLSDKPLVTSETALLLGKEACRDHHHRDDEEEEDARKRKRSKVAVSSANIAVMPSSMNAFDIISRSSGLDLSKMFDAEHRSEARFSTRETTATIVSKLEEIAGARGLSFKVKEKGRVEMEGSQDGLRGALAIEAEIFEVVPSVHVVEMRKTGGDSLEFRDFYKQDLKPSLGDIVWSWQRGDSPPPALVPVAPRRPTMERS; encoded by the exons ATGGCAATGGAGAAGAACCAAGACTCGCATGTGATCATGGGCAGGTACAGGCTCGGCCGCCTCCTCGGCCGCGGCAACTTCGCCAAGGTCTACAAGGCCCATAAAGTGGCCACCGGCGAGGCCGTGGCCATCAAGGTGTTCGACAAGGAAGCCGTGCGCCGATCCGGCATGGTGGAGCAGGTGAAGCGCGAGGTGGACGTCATGCGGCGCGTGCACCACCCGCACGTCGTCCGCCTCCACGAAGTTATGGCCACGCGGTCCAGGATCTACTTCGCCATGGAGTACGCGAGCGGCGGGGAGCTCTTCGCGCACCTCTCGCGGAGCACGCGCTTCCCGGAGCCCGTCGTGCGCCGGTACTTCCAGCAGCTGGTCACGGCCGTCGAGTTCTGCCATGGCCGCGGCGTGTACCACCGCGACCTCAAGCCTGAGAATCTCCTTCTCGACGCGCGCGGCGACCTCAAGGTCTCGGACTTCGGGCTCAGCGCGCTGGACGCCAGCGACGGCCTCTTGCACACCGCGTGCGGCACGCCAGCGTACGTCGCCCCTGAG GTGCTCCTGAAGCGTGGCTACGATGGCGCGAAGGCGGACATCTGGTCCTGCGGCGTGATCCTCTTCGTGCTCCTGGCCGGTTACCTCCCTTTCAACGACACCAACCTGGTGTGCCTGTACCAGAAGATCATGGACAGCAACTACAAGTGCCCGCCGTGGTTCTCCGTCGACGCGCGCAAGCTCATCGCCCGGCTTCTCGACCCAAACCCCAAGACCAGGATCACCATCTCCAAACTCATGGACAAGCCCTGGTTCCAGAAAGGCCCCTGCCCCCTAAGCGACAAGCCTCTCGTAACGAGCGAAACTGCCTTGCTGCTCGGCAAGGAAGCCTGTAGGGACCACCACCACcgcgacgatgaggaggaggaggacgcccGGAAGAGGAAGCGGTCCAAGGTGGCCGTGTCGTCGGCGAACATCGCGGTGATGCCGTCGAGCATGAACGCCTTCGACATCATCTCGCGATCGAGTGGGCTGGACCTGTCCAAGATGTTCGACGCGGAGCACAGGTCGGAGGCGCGGTTCTCCACCAGGGAGACCACGGCGACGATAGTGTCCAAGCTGGAGGAGATCGCGGGGGCGCGGGGGCTCAGCTTCAAGGTGAAGGAGAAGGGCAGGGTCGAGATGGAGGGCAGCCAGGACGGCCTGAGAGGCGCGCTCGCCATCGAGGCGGAGATCTTCGAGGTGGTGCCGTCGGTGCACGTGGTGGAGATGAGGAAGACAGGCGGTGACTCGCTCGAGTTCCGGGACTTCTACAAGCAGGATCTGAAGCCATCGCTGGGAGACATTGTGTGGTCGTGGCAGCGCGGTgactcgccgccgccggcgcttGTGCCGGTGGCGCCGAGGAGACCGACCATGGAGCGTTCTTGA